The genomic region GGTGGAAGCGATAAGTAATATTAAGTTTGGATTTATAAAACCACTGCTTAAGGGAGATGGCAGAGGTTTTATTAATGGCATATTGGAAGAGATAGATTTCAAATTCTTCATTCCATTGGTTTTAGGTATTGGAGTTGCTTTTTTAACATTGGCAAAAGTTGTTACCTATTGTATGGATGTGCATACTGCTTTAACTTATTCATTTTTCTTAGGTTTAATTATAGCTTCAGCAGTAATCCTATTTAAAAAATTAAATGAAATTAACTTAAAAAATATTCTATTTGCCATAATAGGTGCTATTTTAACATATATTTTTGTAAGTTTAAATCCTATGGCTGCCCATCATTCTTTAATCATCATATTCTTCTCTGGTATGATAGCAATCTGTGCAATGATTTTGCCTGGTGTTTCAGGATCATTTTTATTATTGCTTTTAGGGCAATATGAATACATGTTGACAGCACTTCATGAGTTTCATTTTGCAGAAATCATAACATTTGTTGTAGGTGCTTTGATAGGTATTCTTGGATTTTCAAAAATCTTAAATTATCTGCTTAAAAACCATGAACACGTCACAATGGCATTTCTTATTGGGGTTATGCTTGGGTCTTTAAAGGTTCCTGCAGTGGAAATCATGAATTCAACAGGTTTAAATTTTTCAGGTCTTTTCCCATGTTTAATCGTTGCAGTAATTGGATTTGCGTTAATCATTATTTTAGAAACAAAATTTGACTATATTGAATAGTTCAAAGCGTGGCATATTATTAGTATATTGAGGTATGGTAATTTACCATATCTCATTTTTTCACCAAACTTTTTTGTATTTTTCTCATTGAAATTAAATTTAAGTTGGAATAACAACATGACTTCGCTAATGGATGATTCTTTCATTCTAGAATTATTATATTGTGAATTTAAAATAGTATAATAATAATATCCTTTTTTTCAACAGTTTTAATCTGTAGAGCTACAATAAAGCTGTATTAATGGTAAAAACTAAACAATTAAACTCATTCTTTCTTAATCAATGCAAAAAACTAAAAAAATATTCTTGCAAAAGATTATTAATAAAGTCGCATATATATTATTGTATTGATTTTTTTACATCAATTTAGTGTATAAATTAATTTATATGAAAAATTCAAGAAATTGACAGAAAATAATTGCATTTGATGTCAAGAAGAAGTGAATTAATTAGTATTGTAAAATCTGTAGATGGATAATAATGATTTATTCATATGTCCTAGTTAATTTTTATACTAATATATAATTAAAGAATGGAGGTAATATTATTTTTAAGAATAATAAAGTATTATTATTTATTTCAATAATTTTTGTTTCATTAATTGCCATAAGTGCAGTAAGCGCTGCAGACAATATAAATGACACTGTTGCAGTTTCTAGTGATGATTCAGATGTTATTGCAGTTAATAATGAAGATAAAATCGTAAGTGTAGGAACTGATGATTCAGATGTAGTTTCTGCAGATAGTGAAGACGAAATAGTAAGCACTAATGTTGTTGAAAAAGATGATGTTGTATCAATCGGTTCTAAATCAGGAAACGGTTCAAGCTTTGATTTCTCAAGTTTATTTAATGGAACTAGTATAAGCTTTGGTAATGGAACAAGCTTTGATTTCTCAAGTTTATTAAATGGAACTACCATAAGTTTCGGTAATGGAACAAGCTTCAATACATCAAGCCTATTAAATGCTAATTTCACTTTTGGTAATGGAACAAGCTTTAATATCTCAAGTTTAATAGGAGGTAATGGAACAAGCTTTGATATAGGAAGCATAATTGATATTTTCGGCGGTAAAACTGTAGAGGATTCTATTAATGCCACTGATGTAAGCAAAGTTTACACTGTAAATACTAAATATAGTGTCAATATATTACATGGAAATGAAACTTTAACTTCAGGAGCTGTTACATTCACTGTTGACAATAAGGAATATGTGGGCAGTTGGAAAGATGGTTCTGTTTATGTGAATTTAAAAAATTTAAAACCTGGAGATCATTTCATCATTACAGAATATGGTCAAACTTTAGCTAAAAATAAAATCACAGTTAAAAAAGCAACTCCTAAATTAGCTGCAAAAAACAAAGCTTTTAAAGTTAAAACAAAAACTAAAAAATACACTGTAACTTTAAAAACCAATGAGAACAAAGTTCTTAAAAACACTAAAGTTACCATTAAAGTTAAAGGTAAAACCTATTCTGCAAAAACCAACAGTAA from uncultured Methanobrevibacter sp. harbors:
- a CDS encoding DUF368 domain-containing protein; the protein is MGSADIVPGVSGGTIALITGIYGHLVEAISNIKFGFIKPLLKGDGRGFINGILEEIDFKFFIPLVLGIGVAFLTLAKVVTYCMDVHTALTYSFFLGLIIASAVILFKKLNEINLKNILFAIIGAILTYIFVSLNPMAAHHSLIIIFFSGMIAICAMILPGVSGSFLLLLLGQYEYMLTALHEFHFAEIITFVVGALIGILGFSKILNYLLKNHEHVTMAFLIGVMLGSLKVPAVEIMNSTGLNFSGLFPCLIVAVIGFALIIILETKFDYIE